A segment of the Manihot esculenta cultivar AM560-2 chromosome 13, M.esculenta_v8, whole genome shotgun sequence genome:
ACCCCTATTCTCCCGAATCTCGATTCCTCCCCTGGGCTCTCCACACTCTCATAGTCGAATCCGAATCCTTAACAAATCAATTATCAAATCCCAttaatctctttctctttcacgTCGATCGTCAATCTTTTTCTCGTCGACCGCCGACCGCCGACCGTCGACCATCAACCTCTTTCCCGTCGATTTGCTGAGTTTCGCCGAAGACCGTGGACTGATCTCTTGAGAGCAGAGGTACTACCACTTTTGGCAATTTGTGTTACTTTTTCCGTCGATTTGCTGAGTTTCGCCGAAAACCGTGGACTGATCTCTTGAGAGCAGAGGTACTACCGCTTTTGCAATTTGTGTTACTTTTTGCGTTTGGTTGAGTTCAATTCCAGTAGTACCGCAAAAGCCCTAGCAGAAACCCTTCTATTCAAGCAAATTGCAGAGCGTCCCATGAATCCGATCAACATGGCGAAGAACCTTAGCCGCCTGATATTAAACGGATCATGGATAACTAGGCAAATCTGCACAGCGGCTGAGGACTGGCAAAACACTCTTTATTTCCTCTTTGACTCCTCTTCGGCTTCCTCTGTTTTACAGCTAAAAGCTGAACTTGCTTATTAACCTCTGAAATTTGCAATCTTTACTCTTTCTATGAGTTTCTCTCATCTGGGTTTTGATTCATATCTCTGGTACGACTTCTgggtatttttcttttcttcgttTTTTCCTCAATCAATTAGTCACTGCAGCCTGCGAGGTTTGTTATTCCTTCACCCTTTTCTTTCTGCGAGTTTCTCTCATCTGGGTTTTGATTCATATCTCTGTTACGACTTCTGGGTTTATTCCTCAATCAAGTTGcattttttaatagaatatttattaaattattttgttgaaattagaaataaaaaattaaaaaaaaaatacagatttcgatttgaaccgaaccgaatcgatttttatcgattcgattcgattcggttataccttcataatcggttttttcggttttataaattttaataaatcggTTTTCGattttatcggttcggttcggttcggaaccgaaccgaccgattttACAGCCCTGACATTAATCGCTTAATATTAGAAAacataatagaaaattttatatttatataaatattaaaaataaaattctcaattgcaactataaaaaatttatatgtatataattttataaattgcaTTAATTTATCCatgttagaattttttttaaaaaaaaataaataacttaatttattaCCCCTATAaacactatttaattttatatatatttattttttttaaaaaaaattaacttataacATATTAAACtcattttaacatttttttttcaaaagtttaaaatttatttctaaaaatgTAAATGGCCTAACAAATAATTTCTGGAGTATAAATATAGCATCATAAAACTAAAACTTTTTAAgaataaaaagtaattatataaaaataaattaaataagagtGAATtactattgaaaataaaaaaaaatagataatatacttaaaattaaaatcttttgtgcatttaaaaataataaaaaaataggataaataatgtaaaaaaaataaattttggatTAACGAGAATTGgagattgaaaaaataaaacttgagacttcttaaatttatttaaaatttaaataatcagaCTAAACCTGTAAACACTTTAAGTTAATGATTATCATCAAGTTtctaaacattttaaaaatttacttattaatttctatattaaaatcatttgagtaaaatattattatattttataaaattaaaatgtttaataatttataaaaaaatattagtcaatttatttctattttaataaAAGACATTaactgatatatatatatatttaaatttataaatactaaaaaataagtatagttaaaattatataggctaaataatttaaatattcaatatagattaatggattttttttataaaaagattaaaaattttaattttataaaatataaaaagtttttttaattatctaagttttaaatagaaatacaataataaaattttcataaatttagaaatttaataatcatttttcttttatttatttagaattaaaataaaattacttaaatgatatttaaaaattttaaaaagtctaaggGGCCATGCCTCTTAGACCCAACGTAGCTCCGCCATTAGGAGAGGGAGTAGAGAAGGGGAGGGAAGAGGGAGTATGTAGACGTGGGAGCCATTTCTTcttaaaaatagttttatttatgTTAATCTAAGAACCTACAATATTAGATCATAGGGGATTTAATCATGGTAGATTAAAACTGAAAgaattttaagaaaaacattatagataaataattaaataaaaaatatacctaaaatttagaaattacgGGTGAAAATTAACCTATGTATagcaaaataaatatttcaataatTACCTACGGGTCAACTTGAAATTACAGAATAAAATAGCTCAAACCATAAAGCAAAGAGTATTTCCAACTCTTCTCCCTTATTTTtgttacaaaaacataaattataaaaaactgAAAATAATAGAGTAACGCTAataatgatttaaaatttttaaatggatGAAGTTATATGAAATCAATacatttttactattattttaggataaaatttattttttcttttaattttaagggATGCttaaaaaatagattaattcCATGATCCTAAGCTCGAAATATTCTTTTCTCAAAAATAAATGTTTATTAATAGTCAAGGACCAAGGTTAGAATATACAGAAAATAGAGAAGTCCAATACAAGAAAATCCGAAGTTCatagcaataaaaataaaatccaatTGGAAACCCATACAATAAAATGGTATCTTAAGACCTGATTGTGGTGTGACCCAATTACAGACCTGAATACCAAAAGCTTCAGTGCCGCTTCTCTCCTGGTAAAACACAGTCGTCTAATCCAAAAGCGCCACAAAGGCTTAGAAGATTATAAAAAACTATAGCCACAAAGGCTATCAAAGACATTGAAGCGCATGGATAAAAGGAGACCCAAGCCAACTGCAACAttgaaatggagagaaaacaaTACATACACAACAGATCTAAGGAAGAGAGTTTCGCCATTGCATGGGGAAGAAACCTTCTTCCTCAAATATTCAACAAGTGATTTCCTTCCTGATTAAGGGAAAGCCTACAAGTCAATTCAGAAATCGTTGGGCATGTGAGCTCTTTGATGATTCATTGGCACTTTGATTTTCTCCACAAGCCACCATCATATCGTCCTTTATCAGATTAAGAGATGAATAAGAACCGATGAAGCCTTCTACCTGCAATGCATGCAAGAAGAAAAAACCCAAACTAAGGAAAAGGAAACACAAGCCCCACAATCCCTAGAAATCTCCCAACTGAGCATCGcaattgctgaaaataaaatccaaaaaaatacatatttacaTCTCCACCAGACGAGAGGAACCCAATGCATATGTTAATAATTATATGTCAgcgtttttatttaaaattataatgacaAACAATCGTAGAGATTCTCATGGTATATAATTATTTACTCATAATTACTGCAAAAACATTATGTTAAATACCTATGTGGCACAATTTaatgttaaataattatttctttccattgttaaatttattatgtTAGGAAATTATTTGCGAAACTCTACATTGAAAATCACCCAATCCTGTAAGTGTAGAGTCAAAGttatttacatataaatttgatattatttttttatcataccAGGCTAATAGATGGATTAACATTTCAAAGAGAAGAGTTAtctatactttaaaaataaatttagaaaaaaaaaaaaaatctatctctgaaatattattttagaggaccaaatcaataattttaaatcgtTTTAGACCTTAAGCGTTAATACTGATAATCTTATAATACCATTTTGACAAAAATTAAACCAGACTTCCAAATGACAAAAAGCGAAatcacactttttttttttcaatttttctctAACATGTATATGCCTAAATATCTCAATACTAAATATCTAAAAGATGCAAATGGAACACAGGTATAGGCAGATAGCTCCCCGCAAATTCCAATTGAATTGCATTTTCTAATGTTTAATTAAGACGTTCTCAACCATGAAGAATACAAAGTGTCTCTGAATTTCTCACACCATATACACTgatcttctttcttcttattCTGGAAAAAAACAAAAGGACAGTGAGCTTCCACCATCCACTGTACATGGAAACAACCCAAGTATACATTTTTCACAACCCATATCATCATCCTCCCAAATCTCTAATTTGAGAGCTCTTCCCATTTCCCAGTGGTTGAAGGAcagaagggaaaagaaaaacaataataacTGAAAAATGAGATCAGTCCAAACGTTGTTTAAATGTACCTACTTGTAAAACCAAAGCCATCATCTTCTCAACTCTTGCTACTAGCGCCTAGGCTCTCATAGAACAAGATGTATCCATGGTCCGTATTACTTGAGTATTCCTGTGCTGACCCAAAAAATGTCTGCACAGCAGACTCATCAATCATCTCCACATTTTCATCATCAAAAAATAGCCAGTGATTGTGGCTTTTGACAAGGCTGACATAATGTCCATGATTGGGCCCACTTCCAACATGAACTACTACTGCAAATAATGAGTATTCAATATCTGCATCTTCCATGGTGTTACTCAGCTTCAGCTCAAGTGGGAACACAACTCGATAAGATAGCTTCTTGTACCGACCCAGCTGCTCAATGTATTTGAACCTCTTCAGATGGATCACCAATATGTGAGGAGGTTTCTTTATCTTCATCCTCTTCTGGGCTTCTTGCAAACTGCACGTGAAAAAAAGAAGATTTATCATTTATTCATTGACATTACTCATTAGCAAATCTTCATGTTCCAATCGATAGGAAATATTACAATCATTATAATTAATAGTTACAGgttcaataattatttaaagaCATTCATTAATATTCAAAATAACCTTGTACAACCAACTAAACAAGTGCCATGTAGAATACAGTGAGATAAGTTCGATTCTAGGGTTATTTTTACATTGTAAATTTGGAAGGTCACCAGTGTGTTATGAGGAAAACTACATCTTTCACACATATAGAAGTTGCACAATGAGAAGAGTACTAATAGAAGTAACCTGTTAGTCATTCAAGCagttaaaaattttcaatgtaACAAAGAGAAAggtgaaagagagagagagagagagaattggTCACTGGCAAATTGTTTGTGCCACTCAATCCCTCCAGGAATGATTTTCAGCAACTTTACCTAtgatttttttacaaaatttactattaaaaattagGCATAACTGTCAAAAGAACCAAAGCTTCAGAGCTTGTCACATATGGCCAAtccttttttttgggggggtcAATTTACTCTAATTTTAAAGATTTGTGTCAATTTTAACCCGTAATCAATATTAAGAATTGCAACTGCTAATGTAGCAGTAGCAACTAACATAACGTTAACATTATTATTTTACTTATGGTTATTGACATGACATAAAGCTCAATAACAAAAACATccaaataatttcaatttttctcAATCATAAGCCACTTTTAAATGTTTGTTTCAATTATAGCCAACTAACTAATTTTTGACTAAAATTAGTCAAAAACAAATGTTTTGTTGCttagaataataaataattaatatttattttacttggtataacaaaataaattaaatgcatTTCTAGAACTTATATgtgaaaatagataaaattttccatttaataaaaatcagaaattcatataaaataagtcaagaataaaaataatcacatgcacacatatattaaaataatatcgaCATATGAGAaagtatgtgtgtgtgtgtattaGAGGGTGATGGTAGGTAGAAGGAGCAGGAAAGAGAGGGAAGATGGATGGACGTGGAAGGAAAGAAGAGAGAGTGGGTGAGACTTGGGaaggagggagagagagagagagagagacggtccttctctttctctcttcccTTCCCTCCACCCACCATCACAATAAAATGatcattattgttattattgccATTTACATgaatttctaataattttttaaaactaaaaaaatttatccacTTTCACAAATAATTTCCGCAAACACATTTTTAAAATGAGGTAGAGATGGATAGTTATTTTTTAGCTATACTAAGTAAAACAAACATTAGTTTTTACTctattaagaaaaaatatatatattaatttctgACTTTTTGAGTCAAAACAAATATTAGTTTTTActccattaaaaaataaaatattactttgactttttgagttaaaataaatcaattggcTATAGTTGAAATAAACCTTTAAAATTAGACTGTAATacacaaaaataattaaagaaaaccTTTTGACTTATTTATTACTGGATTTTACGCCTTGCTAGTaaccataaataaaatattaatgtcACTTCAGCAGTTTAGCAACAACCCCAATTCTTAATTGTGACCACAAACTAAAATTAGcataaatctttaaaattatactaaaattaaccAAAATAAAGGATTTACTATAATTGATAAAAGCGCCAAAAGTTTGGCTTTTTTTGACAGTTTGGCCTAGGTATTTAATTTGCAAACCATTCAGGAACAAATCCACACAAAATACTCGAAAAGTACCTCTTTTGCAACTTGCTTTACGATGAAAATGAAATACAAAATTTTCAAGCCAAAGAAACAATCATAATAATAACATAACACTTAACAGTATAGTACagataaaataataatggaaaaaaaaagtaatattatACTTGAAACACCAACAAGTATTTCAAGCTTATGGCAATTGCCATTCTTTAAAGCAATCAACAAAGATCACAGTGAGTGAAACCAAGTAAATAACTCCATCCAGAACTCTGAGTAAAAGTTCACTACATAAACTATCAAAAAACAGCAAtagaaagtaaaaaattatcaataacaACAAAATGAAGCCAATGCAAAATGACAATCAAACAAAAATACCTACCTGCAGCACTTGTCACAGAAAAACTTATCCTCTGCATTCAAAGTCTCTGTGGAactaaaatttttcaaacagCTTGTTATTGAACTATTCTGTTCAATATCAAGGCTTAAGTCGAAAAATGTTTCATCCCTTGCTGTAACAGTCTCACACTGCAGGCATCTTGTCTCATTGGTAAGAATTCCCTGATCCAAGTATGAACAAGAAATCATGAGATGctgtctttttatttatttatttggctAGTGGAAAGAGAAGGGTTGGTGCAGGGCAATAAGGAAATTACCactatttaaaacacataaggaacTAAGGCTACACAAATAACTTACACATACATACTAgcacacacatatatattagATGAGAATATATGAATTGGCTAACAAAAGTCACCTGAAAATTTTTGTGCACCCAAGTAACCAAAGGCTCCTTTGAAACACCATTTGCCTGAGCATTCTTTGGCCCATTTGCAGTCTTTTCAGGTGGGGATGAAGTTTCTGGGTCACTTTTTGCAGCTTGAGCCTCCTTCTCCAGTATGTCAACAAGTTCATTtagcaaaaaatttaaaaattcatgaGCATCCTGCATGAAGCGTGTGCACAAAAAGTAgatagatttattatttatctgTAAAGTTTTATTTCTTTAGTTTAAAAGAATATGTCAAACTGATCCCTAGATTCATTAATCATTTATCAAGATGTACCTGATGCATATAGCTACGGAAAAGCTCATTTTGTTTTTTCAATCTCTGTACGAAACGCTTTGGAGCAATTACACCTGTTTTCTTCTTCTGTGAACTTATCTAACCACAAGAATGATCAAAAGTTAGATTGAGCATCACAGCTGAAATGGCAAAACAGGCAACTAACATATGTGTTCTGTGACAGGGAACTCTTCATTGCCTTCTCCAGTGACTCAGTTAAAGACACATAGTTGGAAAGCTATGAGAATTAAACAAGAAGTATCCAGGCAaacatttcatttttcaaaaagCAATGAAAATtcaattatgaataatatattaAGGCTTACTTTAAATGAGGTTGAAAGTTAAGATATTACACATATCTCACAGAAATACAACAGTaacacccaaaaaaaaaatcaaattgtcaGTAAATCCGAAGGATAAGTTACTCAGAAAACATTAATAGGCACCTAGCGTTGGCTCATTCAATGTCTTAAAGAGCACAACATGTACATTAACGCACATAATTATAGTTATTTGATGCTATCTGTGTAAGAAACGGAACTTCAGGGAAGCACATAATAAGCAAAGAGCATTTGATTACTGCATTCAAATATAGCATATtgactttaaaaaaattttccccTTCTTTTTCTGCAAATATGAAGAATGGTCAAAGAATCTGTACCTAAAATAGTTAAAAAGTAAACTACTAACATCCTAATCTTTATGTTCTAACAAGTATCACTCTCAATCCTTGTACATGATTCGCCATCCCATCTTTTGATATAAGAGTTCATTTGAATAACTTGTGAAAATGATAGAAGCACATCAAACTAAC
Coding sequences within it:
- the LOC110607607 gene encoding ubiquitin carboxyl-terminal hydrolase 4 isoform X1, which codes for MGAAGSKLEKALGDQFPEGERYFGLENFGNTCYCNSVLQALYFCVPFREQLLEYYANNKNSGDAEENLLTCLADLFTQISSQKKKTGVIAPKRFVQRLKKQNELFRSYMHQDAHEFLNFLLNELVDILEKEAQAAKSDPETSSPPEKTANGPKNAQANGVSKEPLVTWVHKNFQGILTNETRCLQCETVTARDETFFDLSLDIEQNSSITSCLKNFSSTETLNAEDKFFCDKCCSLQEAQKRMKIKKPPHILVIHLKRFKYIEQLGRYKKLSYRVVFPLELKLSNTMEDADIEYSLFAVVVHVGSGPNHGHYVSLVKSHNHWLFFDDENVEMIDESAVQTFFGSAQEYSSNTDHGYILFYESLGASSKS
- the LOC110607607 gene encoding ubiquitin carboxyl-terminal hydrolase 3 isoform X2; translation: MGAAGSKLEKALGDQFPEGERYFGLENFGNTCYCNSVLQALYFCVPFREQLLEYYANNKNSGDAEENLLTCLADLFTQISSQKKKTGVIAPKRFVQRLKKQNELFRSYMHQEAQAAKSDPETSSPPEKTANGPKNAQANGVSKEPLVTWVHKNFQGILTNETRCLQCETVTARDETFFDLSLDIEQNSSITSCLKNFSSTETLNAEDKFFCDKCCSLQEAQKRMKIKKPPHILVIHLKRFKYIEQLGRYKKLSYRVVFPLELKLSNTMEDADIEYSLFAVVVHVGSGPNHGHYVSLVKSHNHWLFFDDENVEMIDESAVQTFFGSAQEYSSNTDHGYILFYESLGASSKS